The window TCGCTGCCCGGGACGTGGGGCATCTCGAGGTCGAGGCCGGGAAGTCCGCGCCGAACCCAGACGTCGAGGTGGTTGAGCGCGCCCGCTTTCACGTCGATCAGCACGTCCTCGGGACCGACCGTTGGGTCGGGAACCTCGGCGTACTCGATGACGTCGGTGTCTCCGTGGCCGGTGAATGTCACGGCGTGCATACACGTGCCATCGGGGTAATCCGTGAAAAACTTCGTGAGACTGGGCGGAGGGGCGGCCGATCACGTCACTCCACCCGATTGGCCGATACTGACAGCACGCTCGACCACCACACGAGCATCTAACACTATGATACAAACTATATAGTATCTCAGTATGAAAACTATAGTTAAGGTTTTAGACTCGAGCCACCGCCAGGATGTGATTCGCCCAGTCGACGACAGCGGGATCCGTCCGGAGCGCGCGAACCGTCTCCGTGACCGCCTCGACGTGGTCGTCCTCGAGTTCCTCGAGCGGCTGGCGCTCGCCGACGTTCGTCGCGATTCCCTCGAGGCCGACCAGCGCCTGGACGTCGAAGCCGGCGGTTTCGAGGGCGGCCTCGAGTTCAGCCGCCCGGAAGAAGTGACAGCCGGTAAACTCCGGAGACTCGAGATCGTATTCGCGGGCGAAGGTACGGTCGTAGGTTCCGTCGGCGGCAATCGCGTCAACGCCCGGGATGTACTCCGGACTGCGGACGAGATTTTGTAAGACGGCGAGCCGGCTCATCACGGAGATGAACACCGGGCTGTCGGCTCGAGCGACCCGGCGTAGTTCCGACAGCGCGTGCTCCCGATCGGCTGCCTCGACGATGTGTGAGAGCGGGCCACCGGTACAGCAGACGGCGTCGAATAGGTCTCCCCGAAAGGGAAGATTTCGGATGTCGCCCCGCTCGACCGTGACGCGGTCGTCGACGCCGTGTTCGTCGGCTTTCGCTCGAGCGATCTCACACTGACGTTCGCTGATGTCGACGAGTGTCACCTCGTATCCGCGTTCGGCCAGCCAGACCGCGTACCGACCCGCACCGCCACCGGCATCGAGGACGTGGCCGGTTTCGGGCAGGTACCGGGCGAGGTAGTCCGTCGTCCCCTCGAACTCGAGGTGGCCGCCGAGCGTCGCCTCGAGGCGCTCCCACTCTTCGTGTCCGTACTCGTCGTAGTAGCGTTCGGGCTCGAGCGTCGCCAGGCTGTTTTCGTCGTGTACGTCGTGTACGTCGCTCGACCGGACGCCATCGCGCCCGTTCGTATTTACCCCGTTGGGCTCCCTCCCGGACGCTGTTTCGGGATCCGCTTTGGAGGACGATCTCGAGTGAGGCTCCTCGGTCATACGAACGTGTCAAACGGGACACGACAAGTAGACACTGGTTGTGTGGCCTTCGTTAGCACGTCACGGCTGTCGATAGCCACCGCCGCAAGCGTCCGTGTCACGCCGTCTCGTGGGGATTTCCGTGACCGAAACCCTTTATGTACGCCGGTTTTAATCGTGAACAACATGCGGAAAAGTGGGCCGCCAAAAGGACTTATCGCGTATCTCGTCCTCGAGTTGCTCGAGGAGAAACCGCGGTACGGCTACGAGATTCTCAAAGAAATTCGCGACATCAGCGGCGGTCATTGGGAGCCATCGTATGGCTCCGTCTACCCGATTCTGTACAAGTTCGAGGAGAAGGGATGGGCTGAACGGATCGAACGCGAGGACGAACCCGACAGGAAGTACTTCGAACTCACGCCGGAGGGCCAGGTCGAACTCGAGGAACGACGCGAGTCGAGCGCCGAGAAAGCCAGGGACTTCGCGGACGTCATCCTGGGCTTTTTCCACGTCTACGCCGCCTTCTCGACCGACGAGCGCTTCGAGGTACCCGAACTCGAGGACGAGTGGCGCTTCAACGAGGAGTTCAGCGCCTGGGTCGTCGAACAGGTCGTGCGTCACCACGAGTACTACTTCGACACCGAGTTCGAGCGCATCGAGGACACCCCCGAGGAGTTCTACGAGCGCCACGGCGTCGACGACGAGTAAGTTGGATGGCCTCGGGGCGTGACTGCTCCGCCAGGAATTCTCGTCATCGGACAACCGCGCGAGCCCCACACATACCTATTAGTCTGTCTGGCCTGAGCACACAGCTAGGATGTCTGCACAGACGATCGGATTCATCGGACTTGGAATCATGGGCCTACCGATGGCTCGCAACCTCATCGATGCAGGGCACGACGTCGTCGGGCACAACCGCTCGAGCGACCCGACTGCGGAACTCGTCGCGTACGGCGGCGAAGACGGTGGCTCGCCCGCGGGCGTCGCGGAACGGAGCGACGTCGTCCTGCTGTGTCTCCCCGACTCGCCCGACGTCGAGAACATCGTCCTCGGCGAGGGAAACGAAGCGAACCCCGTCATCGACGGCGTGAGCGAGGGGATGACGGTGATCGACCACTCGACCATCTCGCCGACCGTCGCGGAAGCCGTCGCCGACCGCCTGGCCAAGGAGGGGGTCAGCATGCTCGACGCACCCATCTCCGGGGGCGAACAGGGCGCGATCGACGGCACGCTCTCGATCATGGTCGGTGGTGAGGAGTCGACGCTTGAAGCCCACCGCGAGGTACTCGAGGCGATGGGTGAGACGGTCACCCACTGTGGCCCCAG of the Natronosalvus vescus genome contains:
- a CDS encoding PadR family transcriptional regulator encodes the protein MRKSGPPKGLIAYLVLELLEEKPRYGYEILKEIRDISGGHWEPSYGSVYPILYKFEEKGWAERIEREDEPDRKYFELTPEGQVELEERRESSAEKARDFADVILGFFHVYAAFSTDERFEVPELEDEWRFNEEFSAWVVEQVVRHHEYYFDTEFERIEDTPEEFYERHGVDDE
- a CDS encoding NAD(P)-dependent oxidoreductase, which gives rise to MSAQTIGFIGLGIMGLPMARNLIDAGHDVVGHNRSSDPTAELVAYGGEDGGSPAGVAERSDVVLLCLPDSPDVENIVLGEGNEANPVIDGVSEGMTVIDHSTISPTVAEAVADRLAKEGVSMLDAPISGGEQGAIDGTLSIMVGGEESTLEAHREVLEAMGETVTHCGPSGAGQTTKACNQIVVSAQMVGVSEALVFAEKAGADLEAVVDAISGGAAGCWTLDNRAPNMITGDFDPGFFAEYQYKDLRIATAAGEEFGAPIPQTSVAHELYKTMVENDMGRDDNSGVMQVLELMAGTEARIDD
- a CDS encoding class I SAM-dependent methyltransferase encodes the protein MTEEPHSRSSSKADPETASGREPNGVNTNGRDGVRSSDVHDVHDENSLATLEPERYYDEYGHEEWERLEATLGGHLEFEGTTDYLARYLPETGHVLDAGGGAGRYAVWLAERGYEVTLVDISERQCEIARAKADEHGVDDRVTVERGDIRNLPFRGDLFDAVCCTGGPLSHIVEAADREHALSELRRVARADSPVFISVMSRLAVLQNLVRSPEYIPGVDAIAADGTYDRTFAREYDLESPEFTGCHFFRAAELEAALETAGFDVQALVGLEGIATNVGERQPLEELEDDHVEAVTETVRALRTDPAVVDWANHILAVARV